A region from the Hydra vulgaris chromosome 10, alternate assembly HydraT2T_AEP genome encodes:
- the LOC100215195 gene encoding uncharacterized protein LOC100215195: MDRQNTRFQSHFDQYPMYQSQRYLDQQQSSQQQQYPTENDNSELKEFGDMGAAVKKFAETSFSKTSNYDSVDIAENIPEINDFNPYRKSHGLVAWDNFGGQIPDPYQRFEDFRGLNPAQLKALYNSGYKAPTPIQAQTWPIAMYDRDVVSIAKTGSGKTLAFLLPAYMKINLRRSQGTISVLVLAPTRELATQIQLEAEKFGSVAGYYSACAYGGAPKRNQLQAINSGISVLVATPGRLNDFLESNEVNLSSVFYLVLDEADRMLDMGFEPQIRTIIRCLPRKRQTLMFSATWPEEVRRLADDFLYQPVHIRLGIVGGSTSSGLQANEMIKQHLILLNSGEDKDGELINLIKSRFHQNRDLVLIFVARKNTCDFLTNILNRVGIAASAMHGDRDQKYREKTLAAFRDGSRPIMVATDLASRGIDVKGISAVINYDLANSTEDYVHRIGRTGRAGMSGESFTFLTRSNDDIWKAIGIVEVMAKTGQYPPPAVQELINRVKMRQEQNKERRAAENEQFSKVLIVAEKPSVAKMIAEQLSGGHFRTRRGKSRANQIFEFIKWFGPAQQKCKLMVTSVVGHIFGLGFAGRPDRDISKLFDASVEKQLADSTKKLNIVDHLQELGQESEYLFLWLDCDREGENIGFEVISLTQQWIPYDNVYRARFSALTKTELSQAYDNPVRPDKYAAMSVDARQELDLKIGVAFSRLMTRAFLDMAKEKFRLKDQKVVSYGPCQTPTLWFCVQRHKEIQNFKSTPFYVVSVVVNIQGQNITLKWVNDTVKNAEDLRQMESIIQRNPVAHIIDVKEDKKVVYKPIGLNTVTLLKSCSKGFGISPTQAMNIAEHLYTSGYISYPRTETTRYPPTFDLVGALEEQVNNPNWGRIAAYILESGRMNPSQKGFDVGDHPPITPMRSANREEFKPNEWRIYDYVTRHFIGTLHDNMEYIEKKMLVDVNGFQFEYVWHEITDKGFMWAMPWKLKGLKLNESYMPPVNMLQGLTTGVLNFLKDEKYTQPPDYLQESELISLMDKHGIGTDASIPTHIKNVQDRHYVDVCGPSEGGQRGQLIQENKFFGKNSRGKGQKQQPKALSRHMVPRGFGLAFLSCFEDLDKELCEPSIRAYMEQQVSKIATGETDKNEVVSSNLKLFQQKFIYYRENLERVSKYFAPKTQGGHFGRDFNGDNSNQNYRAGDYRQNNIQKKDFGGRGRGRGDLHRGGRGGSSRGGRGGNFNSNEQYKAQNFENRYQNDGYGSYNQNENNFKVENRTGGNFQVNSFSNQGGFQNSGQQSSFRGGYNNNRGMDIRSYNNTGIKRSNPSEIPADDVKRFHHSY, encoded by the exons atggaCAGACAAAATACAAGGTTTCAGTCTCACTTTGATCAGTATCCTATGTACCAGTCCCAAAGGTATTTAGATCAACAACAGAGTAGCCAGCAGCAACAATATCCTACTGAGAATGACAATTCTGAGTTAAAAGAATTTGGTGACATGGGTGCAGCTGTGAAAAAGTTTGCAGAAACTAGCTTTTCTAAGACTAGTAATTATGATTCAGTAGATATTGCTGAAAATATTCctgaaataaatgattttaaccCTTATAGAAAAAGTCATGGTTTAGTTGCTTGGGATAATTTTGGGGGACAAATTCCTGATCCATATCAAAGATTTGAAGATTTTAGAGGTTTAAACCCTGCTCAATTAAAGGCACTTTACAACTCAGGTTACAAGGCTCCTACTCCTATTCAAGCTCAAACATGGCCAATCGCAATGTATGATCGGGATGTTGTATCAATTGCAAAAACTGGTTCAGGTAAAACGCTAGCATTTTTATTACCAgcatatatgaaaataaatctCAGAAGATCTCAAGGTACAATTTCAGTATTAGTATTAGCCCCAACAAGAGAATTAGCTACACAAATTCAATTAGAAGCTGAAAAGTTTGGAAGTGTTGCTGGATATTATAGTGCTTGTGCTTATGGTGGCGCACCAAAACGTAATCAGCTACAAGCAATTAATTCTGGAATTTCTGTATTAGTAGCCACACCTGGTAGATTAAACGATTTTCTAGAATCTAATGAAGTTAACTTGtcatcagttttttatttagttttggaTGAAGCTGATAGAATGCTCGATATGGGCTTTGAACCACAAATTCGAACAATAATTCGATGTTTACCTCGTAAAAGACAAACACTGATGTTTTCAGCCACTTGGCCAGAAGAGGTAAGACGTTTAGCTGATGACTTTTTATATCAACCAGTTCATATTCGTCTTGGGATTGTTGGTGGTAGCACTAGTAGTGGCTTGCAAGCTAATGAAATgattaaacaacatttaattttattaaattcaggTGAAGACAAGGATGGAGAActtattaatttgattaaatcAAGGTTTCATCAAAATAGGGATCTAGTTCTGATCTTTGTTGCTAGAAAAAACACCTGTGATTTTTTAACTAACATTTTAAATCGAGTGGGAATAGCAGCTTCTGCTATGCATGGTGATCGAGATCAAAAGTATAGGGAAAAAACTTTGGCTGCTTTTCGAGATGGTTCAAGACCTATAATGGTTGCTACAGATTTAGCTTCTCGGGGTATTGATGTTAAAGGTATCAGTGCTGTGATAAACTATGACCTTGCAAATAGTACAGAAGATTATGTTCATCGAATTGGAAGAACTGGGCGAGCTGGTATGTCTGGTGAGTCATTCACATTTCTCACGCGCAGCAATGATGATATTTGGAAAGCAATAGGAATTGTTGAAGTTATGGCAAAAACAGGTCAGTATCCTCCACCAGCTGTTCAGGAACTTATTAATCGGGTTAAAATGCGTCAAGAACAGAATAAAGAGCGTCGTGCTGCTGAAAATGAGCAGTTTTCAAAAGTTCTTATTGTTGCAGAGAAGCCTTCTGTTGCAAAAATGATAGCCGAACAATTATCTGGAGGACACTTTCGTACAAGACGTGGGAAAAGTCGTGCCAATcagatttttgaatttataaaatggtttgGACCCGCTCAACAAAAATGTAAGTTAATGGTGACATCAGTGGTTGGCCATATTTTTGGATTAGGGTTTGCTGGTCGTCCAGACAGAGATATATCAAAGTTGTTTGATGCTTCAGTAGAAAAACAACTTGCTGATAgcacaaaaaaactaaacattgtTGACCATTTACAGGAATTAGGTCAAGAATCTGAATATCTTTTCCTGTGGTTGGACTGTGATAGAGAAGGGGAGAATATTGGTTTTGAGGTAATATCTTTAACTCAACAATGGATTCCTTATGATAATGTGTACAGAGCACGCTTTTCTGCACTCACAAAAACTGAACTCTCACAAGCATATGATAATCCTGTAAGACCTGATAAATATGCAGCAATGAGTGTGGATGCAAGACAGGAACTGGATCTCAAAATTGgg gTAGCATTTTCAAGATTAATGACTCGTGCATTTTTGGACATGGCAAAAGAAAAGTTTCGTTTAAAAGACCAAAAAGTTGTTAGTTATGGTCCTTGTCAAACACCAACACTTTGGTTTTGTGTACAGCGTCATAAAGAGATTCAGAATTTCAAATCAACACCATTTTATGTTGTCTCTGTTGTTGTCAACATTCAG ggtcaaaacattactttaaaatGGGTCAACGACACTGTTAAAAATGCAGAAGATCTCAGACAAATGGAGTCGATCATACAAAGAAATCCAGTTGCACATATTATTGATgttaaagaagataaaaaagttgtatacaAGCCAATAGGTTTAAATACAGTAACGTTATTAAAGTCTTGCTCCAAAGGATTTGGTATTTCGCCAACACAAGCAATGAATATAGCTGAGCATTTATACACATCAGGTTATATTTCATACCCACGTACTGAAACTACTCGATATCCTCCAACTTTTGATCTTGTTGGTGCCTTGGAAGAACAAGTCAATAATCCaaatt ggGGTAGAATTGCTGCATATATCCTAGAGTCTGGCAGAATGAACCCATCACAAAAAGGTTTTGAT GTTGGGGACCATCCACCAATAACTCCAATGAGATCTGCAAATAGGGAGGAGTTTAAACCAAATGAATGGCGCATCTATGACTATGTTACTCGTCATTTTATTGGGACACTTCATGATAATATGGAatatatagaaaagaaaatGTTAGTCGATGTTAATGGTTTTCAATTTGAATATGTTTGGCATGAG attacAGACAAAGGTTTTATGTGGGCAATGCCGTGGAAGTTAAAAGgtctaaaattaaatgaatctTACATGCCTCCAGTTAATATGTTGCAGGGTTTAACTACAGGAGTCTTAAATTTTCTCAAAGATGAAAAGTACACACAACCACCAGATTATCTTCAGGAAAGTGAGCTCATATCTCTTATGGATAAGCATGGGATTGGTACTGATGCTTCAATACCTACccatataaaaaatgttcaagatcGCCACTATGTTGATGTTTGCGGTCCTAGTGAAGGTGGGCAGCGTGGGCAGCTTATTCAAGAGAATAAGTTTTTTGGGAAAAATAGTCGTGGTAAAGGACAAAAACAGCAGCCAAAAGCACTTTCTCGTCACATGGTACCTCGTGGGTTTGGTTTAGCATTTCTATCATGCTTTGAAGATCTGGATAAAGAACTTTGTGAACCTTCAATTCGTGCTTATATGGAGCAGCAAGTCAGCAAAATTGCTACAGGTGAAACAGACAAAAATGAAGTTGTGTCAAGTAATCTTAAGTTATTTCAACAGAAGTTCATTTATTATAGAGAAAACTTAGAACGTGTTAGTAAGTACTTTGCACCCAAAACTCAGGGTGGCCACTTTGGAAGAGACTTTAATGGTGATAACTCAAATCAAAATTACAGAGCAGGGGATTACAGACAAAATAATATTCAGAAAAAAGATTTCGGAGGCAGAGGTAGAGGTAGAGGTGATTTACATAGGGGAGGAAGAGGAGGTTCCAGTAGGGGAGGTAGGGGtggaaattttaatagtaatgaACAGTACAAAGctcaaaactttgaaaacaggTATCAAAATGATGGATATGGTTCTTAcaatcaaaatgaaaataattttaaagttgaaaatcgAACAGGTGGTAATTTCCAAGTAAATAGTTTCAGTAACCAAGGAGGTTTTCAAAATAGTGGCCAACAAAGCTCTTTTAGAGGAGGTTATAACAATAACAGAGGAATGGACATCAGAAGTTACAATAATACTGGAATAAAAAGATCTAATCCTTCAGAAATTCCAGCTGATGATGTGAAACGTTTTCATCATTCAtactag